AGGCCGGATAGATTTGGTAGAAAATTTCTTGTTGCCACCAAGTACGGCTAGTTTCGTTCGTCATGACTATATCCTCCAGTTAGCTAATGCTGTTGTATGAAAATATGGTATCGATTCCATATGAGGCAAAAAGAAAACTCAGGCGCTTTGCCTGATTTTCAACGATAAGTGCAAGGTTGGTTGCGTATCTTGGGCGACTTGTCGGCCCAACCCTTTTAACAACTCGTGCGTCGCCGCCGCTGCCATCGAAGCAACAGGCTGATGCACCGTCGTCAGCGGGATTTTGGCAAAAGGCGCAAACGGCTGATCGTCATATCCCATAACTGCGATGTCATTAGGTACCTTCACGTCGGCAGCCAACAGACTGTCAATCACGCCGACTGCGACCTCATCCGAGTTAGTAAACACGGCATCCGGCCGCACATTCGGCGCCAAGCTTGCGAGCTGCTTGCCAACTGCCTGCCCTTCTTTGGCTGTGTGAATTTGACCAAATAGTAAATCTTGCGCCACTAAAAGCTGATGTGCCTGCATAAAGTCTAAAAACGCTTGTGTGCGACTTTGTCCATGGTGAGCGCCGCTGATGGTGCCACCGCTGACATACGCAAACCGGCGATGGCCTTGATTGAATAAATAGTCGAGTGCATCACGGGTCGCCTGATAATGTGGCAATACCAGCGAAGTAGCCCCGGGGATCTTGACATCGGCATTCACAACCACAACTCGCCCCGGAAAGGCCTTCGCAACTGCTGCAACTCGATCAGGGGCTTCAACTGAAGCTAAAATGACGCCGTCCAATTCGCGACTTTTCAGCTGCTTGAGAAACCGTTCTTCGGCCTCGGGATCATCATATGTCTGGGTAATCATCACTTGGTAGCCGTGGGCATGTAGTTCCCGTTCAATCGCATCGAACAAGCCAGCAAAAAACGGATTGGTCACGCGGGATACCAGAACCCCGATGTTGCCAGTGGCTTGAGCGCGCAATGATGTGGCGGCCGCACTCGGCGTATAGCCCAACTGATGAATTGCTTTTTCGATCCGCGTACGCTTTTCAGCGGAGATGTAGGGATGATGATTCAGATAGCGCGAAACCGTGGTCACGCCAACCCCTGCTGCTTTAGCAATTTCACTAATCGTCGCCATTCCTTGCATCTCCTTTATATGGAATCGATTTCATAGACGAGTATACAGCGCTTTCAAGAAATGTCAAGCATTGATTAAAGCTTTCGGCTACGGTCCCATGCCGTGCCAAACTCCGCAATCTCCGGCCAGATGGGGTGGCGACGCGTAGCTAGAGCGGTGACGGCGCTTCGAGCCCAAAGACCGGTCTCGAAGTCGCCTAACAACATCAGCTCCAGAGATCGTCGCTGTGTTGTTTGCACGGCTGAGCCCCATCTGGCCTACGATTGCTCCGTCTTGACACTGATATCTTGAAACTCTCAGTAAATTATCCATGAAAAAAAGCAAACAATTGCCCGCTGTATAGGAAATTGTGGGTCTACACTTTCTGGTGTTGAGAAATAATCAACACTGAACGTGTAGGCCCTTTTTGGATAACGCAAAAAGACACCTACTCAGTGTCCATGCTATGCTTGTTAGCGTCGAAACCAAAAGCAAGCGAGGTTATGAGTAAATGTCCCAATACGATCCTACACTGTCCGTCCTTGGAATACCAGACCATAATATCAAAGTTGCCTTTGTTCGTCATGAATATCGCGGCAACGGGGTACGTCGCCGCCAGTATCATGTGATTGATGCCGAGCTGACTTACCGGTTAACCCGGTGCCCACTGTGTGGCTTTGAGGCCTTGCACCCTAACGGGTTTTATACGGCCCACGTGCGCGTCCTCAATGGGGTTGAAATGCCGACAGTCATTGACTTGCACAAGCAACGATGGCGCTGTCATAACTGTTACCACACAGTCAGTGCCAAGACGCCACTCGTGCAACCCAACCACACGATCGCCACTCACATGACAGAGCGAATCATGAAGTTAGCGCATGAACGGTTGCCAGTCAAAACCATCGCCCGTATTATCGGAATCTCAGCCTCCTCGGTTCAACGGATCATTGACCAAAATCTCAAACTCCGACCGGCTCGCCGGCTGCCCACGCGACTCTGCTTTGATGAGTTCCGTTCTACTCATGGCATGATGTCGTTTATCTGTCTTGATGCCGATTCACATCGTCTGATTGCCTTGCTTGGTGATCGATTCAACCGCACGATTAAAAACTTCTTCATCGCTCATTATTCACTCGCTGAACGCACTCGGGTCCAGACGGTCACCATGGACATGAATGCAGCTTATCAGACGATTATTCATGAGGTTTTCCCCAAGGCCCAAGTCGTCATTGATCGGTTCCATATCATTCAACTTGCGGCTCGTGCCCTTGATCAGGTACGCGTCCAAGCGCTCAAACAGCTTGATGACAAACACAGCCGTCCTTATAAGATCATGAAGACAAACTGGCGGCTTTTTCATCAAACTGCGCCTGACGCTAAACACAAACAGTTCCTGTTTGGTTTGAATGAATACGTCACGCAACAGGAGGCCATCGATATCGCACTTGATACTGAGCCCAAGCTCAAGCAAACCTACGAGACCTACTTAGCGCTTCATGATGCCTTGATGGTGAAGAAACATCCCACGGAACTGGCAAACCTGTTAGCTACTTACGAGCCAAACGGTACGGCAATGGACATGACGATCGCGACGCTTAAGCGACACAAAGTCGCTGTTCTCGCCGCTGTCACCAGCCCTTATTCCAACGGTCCGATCGAAGGGGTTAACCGCCTCATCAAGTCACTCAAACGATCCTGTTTTGGCTTCAAGAATCAGCTGAACTTCTTCAAACGAATCTACCAAATCACGGCATAACATGACAAAGACGGCTCCCCAAATGGAGAACCGCCTCAAATGATAAATTTATTCTTCAACACCAGTTGACGTAGAGCCGAAATTGTTTGCCCTTATTTGATATCTGTAACCTATGTGCCACCATGTTACGATCAAAGACCGCCATTATCCTTTTTAAGATTCCATGACACAACATCACTGGCCGCTGACGGTGGGGTGATGCGTGCCGCGGTGGGTGCTTCATTGCCAAAGAAGCGACCGGAGACAACGCGGTAGCCTTGGTCAATGAATAATTCGAACACGGATACATCAATGAACAAGCGGACTTCAACTGTTTTCCCAGCTGGAAAGCCGAACTGGCGCAAACTGCCGCCATTATTGCGATTTTCGCGCTGAATCATCCCCTGCCCGCTATCAGAGTCGAGATGAATCAGCAACTGATCATGGTCCCCATCAGGCAGATGAATCGTTGTCTTTTGACCTGCCGCAAGCGTGAAGGCTAGTTCAAAGGCGCCTTCCAAGTTGGTAACGGTCCACTCATCATCATGCTGCTGAATGACCGGTAGATCTTCCACCGCCGTCTCCCGCAGACTTTTGATAGCCGGGTGCGGATAGAGGCAAACGTGATCATCACGCAGCGTCAATTGGCGCACATAACTCAAGACCCCGGCCCAACCATCATCATCTGTTGGGTAGGTGGTATCTGGCAAGCCGAGCCATGAAATCGCCAAGGTGCCATCATCATTTGTATTCGCCAGACGAGTCGCATAAAAGTCAAAACCCTTGTCAATGTTTTGCAGCCGCTGGTGGGTTAAGTTACCAGTTGCCGGATCAAAGTTATCGGCCACAAGGGCAATGTTAGGATAGACATTTTCATATTCGAAAAAGTCCTGATCGAGGCCTTGTGGGCAGTATACTAGGACCACTTTGCCATTGATGAACGTGATGTTCGGGCACTCAACCATGTAACCGCAAAATTCATCAGGAATACTTAGCGGTGCCACAAACCGCCAGCTCTTGTCGGTCTGCTTGGCATAAAGCAGAATGGCGCCGGTGTGATCTGGACGCTGGCCGCCAATCAGGACATAGGTCTGGCCTTCATAGTTAAACAAGAATGGGTCGCGGAACTCCTGGGTGTAGCCAGTAGGCGGTGTTAGGATTAATGGCTTCGGATCCTTGAACAACCGGCCATCAGCGCCGAGAACGGCCCCTAGCTGGGTGCTATGCCGATGCCACTGATCATCCCGCGCATTGCCGGTATACATCAAGCGCAACGTGCCGTGTGTCACCAACGCTGATCCTGTGTAAGCCCCATGCGAGTCATACTCGTTATCTGGCAATAGATCGCCTGGCACCCGGCGCCAGTTAAACAAATCCTTCGACACCGCATGCGCCCACGACTTCAGGCCATGGACCGGGCCAAACGGAAATTGTTGATAATAAAGGTGCCATTTGTTGTTGAAAAAGTTCAAGCTGCACGGGTCATTGATTAAACCAGTATCTGGTTGAACATGCGTCTTTGTCCGCCATTTACTCGCAGCAACCTGAGCCTTCAACTTCATAATATAATCAGGCGCCCAGGACGAATACGGCTGATACCGCGCCGCCGTACTCCAAGTTGCTTCTTTCATGAACTTACCACCTCGTTTGAAATGTTACCCCCATCATATATGAGTTAGGGGCA
This genomic window from Lacticaseibacillus paracasei subsp. paracasei contains:
- a CDS encoding ISL3 family transposase → MSQYDPTLSVLGIPDHNIKVAFVRHEYRGNGVRRRQYHVIDAELTYRLTRCPLCGFEALHPNGFYTAHVRVLNGVEMPTVIDLHKQRWRCHNCYHTVSAKTPLVQPNHTIATHMTERIMKLAHERLPVKTIARIIGISASSVQRIIDQNLKLRPARRLPTRLCFDEFRSTHGMMSFICLDADSHRLIALLGDRFNRTIKNFFIAHYSLAERTRVQTVTMDMNAAYQTIIHEVFPKAQVVIDRFHIIQLAARALDQVRVQALKQLDDKHSRPYKIMKTNWRLFHQTAPDAKHKQFLFGLNEYVTQQEAIDIALDTEPKLKQTYETYLALHDALMVKKHPTELANLLATYEPNGTAMDMTIATLKRHKVAVLAAVTSPYSNGPIEGVNRLIKSLKRSCFGFKNQLNFFKRIYQITA
- a CDS encoding sucrose-6-phosphate hydrolase; translated protein: MKEATWSTAARYQPYSSWAPDYIMKLKAQVAASKWRTKTHVQPDTGLINDPCSLNFFNNKWHLYYQQFPFGPVHGLKSWAHAVSKDLFNWRRVPGDLLPDNEYDSHGAYTGSALVTHGTLRLMYTGNARDDQWHRHSTQLGAVLGADGRLFKDPKPLILTPPTGYTQEFRDPFLFNYEGQTYVLIGGQRPDHTGAILLYAKQTDKSWRFVAPLSIPDEFCGYMVECPNITFINGKVVLVYCPQGLDQDFFEYENVYPNIALVADNFDPATGNLTHQRLQNIDKGFDFYATRLANTNDDGTLAISWLGLPDTTYPTDDDGWAGVLSYVRQLTLRDDHVCLYPHPAIKSLRETAVEDLPVIQQHDDEWTVTNLEGAFELAFTLAAGQKTTIHLPDGDHDQLLIHLDSDSGQGMIQRENRNNGGSLRQFGFPAGKTVEVRLFIDVSVFELFIDQGYRVVSGRFFGNEAPTAARITPPSAASDVVSWNLKKDNGGL
- a CDS encoding LacI family DNA-binding transcriptional regulator → MATISEIAKAAGVGVTTVSRYLNHHPYISAEKRTRIEKAIHQLGYTPSAAATSLRAQATGNIGVLVSRVTNPFFAGLFDAIERELHAHGYQVMITQTYDDPEAEERFLKQLKSRELDGVILASVEAPDRVAAVAKAFPGRVVVVNADVKIPGATSLVLPHYQATRDALDYLFNQGHRRFAYVSGGTISGAHHGQSRTQAFLDFMQAHQLLVAQDLLFGQIHTAKEGQAVGKQLASLAPNVRPDAVFTNSDEVAVGVIDSLLAADVKVPNDIAVMGYDDQPFAPFAKIPLTTVHQPVASMAAAATHELLKGLGRQVAQDTQPTLHLSLKIRQSA